The DNA region ATACAGAAACTACAAAACCAGACCATTGTCTTACAGAATGCACAAAAAGTAGTGGAAAATACAATGGGTAAACTCAAACTCGACGAGATCGCCGCTTTTGCCCAAAAAGAACAGACCCTGTTCAGTGGTTACTACCAGGAGCTACAGCAGGTAAAATCCGTCATTAGTGGCTATAAAAAAGTGGGAAAAATCTTACAGATGCAGACGCAAATGGTATCGGACTATAAAACAGCCTATAACCTGTTTAAAAACGATGCCCATTTTACGCCAAAGGAGATACTGTACATGTACACGGTCTATACGGGCATACTGGACAAAAGTGTACAGGACCTTTCAGCACTTACTACCATCATCAGTGCCTACTCTACACAAATGAGTGACGGCAGGCGTTTGGCGCTCATCGAAAAGCTGGCGACAAACATGGAAAACAACAGGATTACGCTGCTGCAGTTCAACCGCCAGAACCAACTGGTCTGTATGAGCCGAGCTAGGTCCGAAACAGAAGTAAAAGCCATCAAATCCTATTACGGGCTATAGAAGAAAGCTCCCCCTTATTATCCTTTTGGCCTATTTATAAAACAAAAATATAATAGTTATGAAAATCTCACTTATCACCACATTTATAGTATGTATCCTGGCAACTCGTGGACATGCCCAATTGTTTGGCAACCAAGATAAAAAAATGATCCAAAACAATATCCTCCAGATTGGATATTTACAAACCTATAGTAATCTTTTAGACAAAGGACTTTCAATAGCACAGAATGGGCTGGATCTAACACATTCCTTTAAAAATGGGGAATACGGTTTGCATAGTCTATATTATAGTTCTTTGTTACAGATAAATCCAAACATTCGAAAATATCCTTCGGCTGTTCAAACGATGGAGATCTATGCCAAAATGGAAACATTGCAGACCTCCGTTTACAAAAATATATCCAGCACAGATATGCTATCCTTGCAGGAAAAGAAATACCTGAAAACGCTTGTAAAAGGTCTGATGACAGCAGCTGGAAAAGACATAGACGCGTTAAACAATTTGCTGACAGACGGTAAATACCAGTTGACGGACGATGAACGCATCCAGAGGATAGATTGGAATAGGCGATGAAAGTGACCCCGTTCCGCCAATTCAAACTGACCCCCACTCGCCAAAATTAAATTGACCCCCTATTTCCAAAGTATACTGACCCCCTAAAATATCTAGGAGTCTATGTTGTATTGTAGCGTAAAAACTCGGAAGTTACCACTACATCAAATGGTGATTTTCGATGGCAAACAGAACAATAGAAATGTACAAGATTAGACAATTGATACGCCTATCACTTGAAGGCAGGGGAAGTAAATATATAAGTGCCGCCGTAGGTATATCTCGCAATACGGTTAAGAAGTATCTAACATTACTGCGTGGTAGTGGCTATGATGCCACACAATTATCCGCGATGAGCGATGAACAGTTGCTGTCCCTATTGGGTGTAGCTCAGCGACCACAGTGGAGTCCCAGCCAGCGCAGCAAGGCGCTCGAGCCCTTATTGGCAGACTATGTCCGTCAACTACGCAAAAACAGAGGCGTAACCAAATGGATGTTGTATGAGCAGTACAGACAACTTCATCCAAATGGTTATAAATCTTCTCGTTTTATGGATTATCTCAATTTATACATGGGTAAGATCCGTCCATCACTTCGGGTGGTACATAAGGCGGGCGATAAAATGTATATTGATTTTACGGGTAAAAAGCTCTATCTCACAGACCCTGATACAGGAGCCATTACTGCGGTAGAGGTATTTGTGGCGATATTGGGCTGTAGCCAATTGACCTATGTAAAGGCGGTGGCTAGCCAGAAGAAAGAAGATTTTATAGATGCCTGTGAGTCGGCACTCCATTATTTTGGTGGCGTACCCCAAGCGGTTGTCCCAGACAATCTAAAGTCTGCCGTCAGTAAACCGGGGCGTTATGAGTCCAAGGTCAATGAAAGCTTTGCTGCGTTTGCTGCCCATTATGGAACGCATGTATTCCCCACCAGAGTGTACCGTCCCAAAGACAAAGCTTTGGTGGAAGGAGCCGTAAAACTGGTTTACACTTCCATATTTACCCAAATAGACAAAAGCGTATATCACAGCTTGAACGACCTCAATGAAGCTATTGCTCTTCATTTGGAAAGGCATAATAATCATCCGATGACTGCTGGATTACCCAGTCGCAGGGAGCAATTTGAGACTTTGGAAAAAGATACTTTACAACCCTTAAACGCATACCGATACGATCCTTTGGATAGCCGTATTACCACCGTAGGTAAAAATGGATACGTGGCACTGGACTATCATTATTACAGCGTTCCCTATAAATACATCGGTAAAAAAATAAAGCTCCTCTATAGTAGTACCCGCGTAGAACTCTTTATAGGAAGTGAACTTATCTGTCAGCATGCACGCAGTTACCAAAAAGAAAAATACGTACAAGACCCTGCCCACTTGGCCAGTTGGCAATCGGGGGCAGCTTCCATGTGGGATCCTACCGCTTTTTTACAGCAAGCCGAGGAAATCTCCGAAGAAGTGAATTTCTATCTGGAAAAAGTATTGGCGCGGCCGGAATACCCCGACAAGAACCTACGTGCTTGCCAAGGGATATTGAATATCGGCAGAAAAGTAGGAGCTTCCAGACTGGTTAATGCTTGTAAAAGAGCTCATGAATACGGCATCTATAACTATGGTATTATAGAAAAAATACTGAAGTCCAAGGCGGACTTTATGGACGAAGATACACCACAGAACCTACCAGACTCGTCCATGCCAGATCACGACAATATACGCGGTGGAAAGTATTATCAATAGCCGTTTACAAAAGTAAAATCCATCATCGCTAATAAAAGATAAAACAACAGATATGAACACAAACAAAGAATGCCTAGACAAAATGAGCAGCATGCACCTCAGTGGCATGGCCAGTGCTTTTAAATCCTATATCGAACAGGATGGCTCCAGTGGTCCAGGTTATACGCAGGATGAGTTGATCCATTTTCTCATACAATCGGAATGGGAGGATCGCAGATACCGGGCACAACAACGATCCATACGTAATGCAGGCTTTCGCTATAGTGCCCAACCAGAACAACTGGACTATCAAGGAGATCGTGGCTTGGATCGTAATCTCGTACAAAGACTATTAGAAGGTAGTTTTATCGATCAGGCGAGCGATGTTTTTATTACCGGTAGTACTGGTACGGGAAAAAGCTTTCTTGCTTCCGCCATTGGATATCAAGCTTGTATACTGGGATACAAAGTCTATTACGCCACTACTTCCAAATTAATGGCACAACTAAAAGTTGCCAAAGCCGAAGGTTCCCATTTAAAGGAACTTGCCAGAATAGAAAAGGCGCAGCTTTTCATTTTAGATGATTTTGGTGTGCAACCACTGGACGGAGCAGCAAGGAATCTCCTGTTGGACATCATTGAGGATCGACATGGTAAAAGATCTACAATGATAACCTCTCAATTACCTGTGGCAAAATGGCACGATATCATTGGCGAGAAAACGGTAGCGGATGCAATTTTGGATAGAATCGTACACCAAGCGATACGTATCGAACTATATGGTGAATCCTTGAGAAAGAAAAAGAGAATACAGCCGTAATGGTGCTGATTTAGATTTAGTAACTTTGCACTACAAATACAACATGTTCTTTGGATAATTTTTGGGCCATATTGCGATACTAAAAATACGCTTCTTCGAAAGCGTTTTTTAGGGGGTCAATTTAATTTTGGTATTAGGGGGTCAATTTCATCGGTTTTTACACCTTACCAGTTTTACCACAATGGAATCATTATGGCTGTCTATACCAGACAATAGTATTTCCGATCCATCTATCGTTTGATAATGTAAAACCATACGCCCTCGTTTCACCTTTCGCTGCTTTTCTGCAAATTCATTATCCCTTCTTGCCGAATAAGCAATTTTCTGTATAGACAACCGTTCGTCCTTTATATATTTTAACGAGGAATCGGGAATCCAGTTCTCTTTCTTTTTTTCCGTATGCCGAGCTTCTCTGTTTTCCCCATAATTCAGGTTGTTCAGTGAAGCTTTGTTAGTTTCGCCACCCCTCTTTATTTTACCTACTACACCTGCTATGTTTTTATCTTCCAGGTACAAAATATGATTTACCGTATCGGCCTCATAATGATAGACGTTTTTGCCCCCTGCGGCGCCCGTAACTTCAAATGTCCGGTCAATATCCCTCATCGGGCTTCCTCCCCCATTGGAAAGATCTATCACGTGGGGCTTATTAGTCGTAAAACTCAATGATGACCAGTTTTCAAAAGTTACATTTTGCCAAAGGGCAGTATCCAAAGGCGAATATGGAAGTGCCTTTCCGTTGATGGTAAATTCTTCGACACGATAGTTCCCCCTCAGTGCTTGTTCACCCGCAACAGCAGGTTGCTTGTAGGGATCATACCAGAAATTAATGAGCTGCACGTAAAACAAAAGAACAAGGAATACAGTTATAGTCACCGTTTTCAGCCCAAAGCGAGTCCACCTAAGCCGCTTAGCAAATACAGGTACATACCAATGTGGGACTACAACTTCCTGCCTTATCAACACTATGTAAATATCCTTTACATAGTAAAGCAAGAGAAATGCCGAAAACACAACGAAATAAGAAGCGTACACATGTACTCCACCGTCATAAGCAAAATTAACATAGGTAATATCACCTAATGCACTCGACAGTAAAAGCGCGCCAAGAAATATAGTCTTCCTAAAAAACAGAAATGCACCAGCGACACATTCTACCACCCCTGCAAACACTTGGTACCAAGGAACAATACCAATGGATAGCCAATATATTTTTTGGGCAGTAAAGTCGCCAAAATTAGTATTGAGCAAGCCCAATGAAGGATAAGGCATCTGAACCGGCAGTAATTTGGTAAATCCAAATCCTATGATACCAATACCGGCACGGAAACGTACGATTACCCGCAACCAGTAATATAGTCTCTCATACGATTGGGTCTTTCGGTCAATCAGACTCCAGACCAACGCGCCCACAAGCGCAACTAACAATAAGAGTAACCAATCACCATAACCAAGCAGAAAAAAGGATGAATTTCTTCCTAAAAAAACAGGAGAAAACCGGGCGATATCGTATATGTCCCTGTAATGCAGACGCAGCCAGTTGATGGAAAACAGGTCGGCATACCACCTCCCCGAAAGGGGAATACTGAACAGAATGAAAAAAATAAACGCGGTGCGGAACAGAAATTTTTCCGATAAGCTCCAGATACGATCCTGAGAGAGACCATCAGTCTCCTTTACCCATTCAGAACCGTTGTCATTTATATTTACCATGTTTACAATAATTTTTTAATGAACAAAAGGAGATTCTCCATTATATATTGATATTTTTTTTCCTGCCAATTTCCAATAGGTATTTTTTGTCTATTTTATCTAGTTGAATATCAGCAGAATCCTTGGTAAGCGTATTGAATCCTTTCAGGATAAGACCGTTGCCGGGTAACTTCCGAAATTGGAATTGCCAGATATCATTTATATAATGGGAGTTTTTATTCTTCAATAAAAGAACTCCTCTTGTAGAATCAAACGTATAATAATAGTAATTCCTTCCAATGGTACCTGAATTTTCATAAACACGGTCATAATCATTTTTGAATATTGTCTCCTCTGAGAGTTCTATCGGATTTAGTTTCTTGTTGACCTTCACACTAACTGTGTTCCAGTCTTCAAATACGACATTCCCCCATCTTGACGTATCCGTTTCTGAATAAGGGATAATGGAATCGTTTAGTTTGAACGAGGAAACATTATAAAATCCTTTGATTCCGCGCAATCCAGCACTTGCCGGAAACTGATAGGATCTTTCAGCATTAAAAGACGACGCATCAATGCCCAGAAGCAAAATGAAGACCAGAAAGAAAGCTATCTTACCGATGAGCAATATTGCCTTCCATTTTCTGGAGACAACAACTGGCACATACGTATCAGGTATTGCCGCGGTTCCCATTGTTGTGACATTTAACAGCCTTATAAAATCGTGGTAAAATAGGTAAAGTGCAATCAATAGCAAAAAAAGACTATATCCGCCTTCTCCTCCATTATAGGCAAGATTGGAAAAAAATACATTGCCCAGGAAAATGGCAATAAACAGAGACACAATACCCGCCGTTTTCCTATAAGCAGCCAGCCATATACCCAGCAGAATCTGTACTGCACCCAAGAACGATTCGTATCCCGGTACAATGCCCAAACTCAGGGAAAATATTTTCCAATCAGAAAAATACCCATACGGTGTATTGAGATTGCTGAGCGAAGGGAAAGGAGCCTGCACCGAAAAGAATTGGAGAAAACCATAACCAACGATCCCAAGAGCCAATCGATAACGCAATAGGCCTCTGAGCACATATTCCAACTTTTGCACCTTTGCCTCATCGACTTTAAATAATTTCCAAACAACCACTCCTAATACTGCTACAAAACCCCAAAAGATAAGGTCGAACCATCCCGGAAGACTCCAAGCACCTGTTCCTGAAAAGAAATGCGGTACGTAGCGCGTTATATAAAATAAGGACGGAAAGGAAAATAAAGGCCATTTTTCAGTACTGAAAAAACTGAAAAAATGAGTATCAATTGGCAGAAACTGTAATATAAAAAAAATAAAAGCCCACCGGAAAAGGATTCTATCCCATTTGGATAAAATTGTATTTGCCGTTTTTTGAACATTTGCAATCTGCATATTTTAAGTTTTTGAAATGAGCAATTTAATATCCAGCATTGGGAGTGAGATTGGGATCTACGGTCAGTTCATTAATGGGAATCGGCATCAGCAATCGGTTATTGTCGGTAATACCAAGTACTGTCTGTGCCCGATTTGTACGCACCAGATCAAACCACCTGTGCGCTTCCAAGGCAAATTCTATCCTATTTTCGTTTTCTATGGCAAGCAATGCATCGGCCTTTGTAGAAGTGGTGTAATCTGTCAGTCCGGCGCGATTTCGTACTATATTCAGATCGGACAATGCTCCGGCAAGATTTCCTTGCTGAGCCCTTGCCTCCGCACGTATGAGGTACAGCTCAGCAATACGAATTACATATGCAGGATCTGTAGCTGGACTTCTATAATACAAATTTCCATACCAAAGTCCCTGTGTAGTTTGGGCAACTAACGAACTCCTATTTCCGCCAACTGAAGGGTCGTTTACTAATAAAAGAAAAGCATCACTAGGAGCTATTTGTCTTGTACCTCCATTAGCAGGTGGTTGCCATTGGTTACGTTGACTATTGGTATAATTAGCACTATAAGCGAGTTCGAATATCGATTCTGCAGTAGCAGTCACATCATTAGCCCACCATGCGTTATATGGAGCAAGTAAACTATAATTATTATCCGTAATCAGCTTTGTAGCATATGTTTCAGCATCGGGCCAATCTTGTTGGTATAAGTAGTATCGAGACTTTAGAGCCCATGCTGTCTTTTTTGTAGCTCGAACTCTATTTGTTACTAATGGCAGTAGTACTTCTGCGGAATCCAAATCATTTAATACTTGAACATAGGTTTCTTCTAAAGTTGATCTTTTAATTCCACTATTACCACTAAGGGAAACAGTAGGATTCAATTTTAATTGTACCCCTCCCCAAGTACGAGCTAGATCAAAATATGAAAGAGCCCTTACAAAAAATGCTTCACCTTTAATTTGGTTCCTTTCTGAATCACTTAAATTAACATCAATTACATTAGGTAATTTGGCAATAACGTTATTTGCTCGGTTTATAGTTGCATAAATTGCTGTCCAAACAGACTCTATCGTTCCGTTGTCAGAATGAACATTATGACTGATAAACTGTTGGACAATAGATTGAGATCCCGTCCATTGAACATTATCGCCATTTAAATATCCTAGTGAAGGAAATGAATTGCCATAATAACTATCAGCCGAAAGAGCACGATAAACACCTCTAATAGCCGTCCTTGCAGACGCTGCATCCACAATGGTTTGATCATCAGAGACATCGTCTTTGGGGTTTATTTCTAGGAATTTATTGCATGAAGAAAAAGAATTCGCAGCGAATCCAAGTAATATTGAAAAAAACATATACTTTTTTTTCATTATATTATTAATTAATATGAAGAAATAATTATGGATTAATTGTAATACCGAGTTGCACTGTACGGGGTTGAGGAGGGGTTCCAAGGTCTAATCCTTGTATATTCTGGTTGCCAGTTACGTTAACTTCCGGATCAGGTCCTGTATATTTGGTAATCAAGAACAAATTAGAACCTGTAAAGTAGAAACGAATTTTATTTAAACCTATTTTATTTACAATAGACGAAGGAATTGTATATCCTAAGGTTAACGTTTGCAACCTAGCAAACGATCCATTTTCAAGGAACCTACTATTTTGTTCGAGGGTATAATTGTTACCATAAGCAGTCAGGCGTGGTACATCAGTAATGTCACCAACTTTTTGCCAACGTTTTAATTGACTTGCAAAAAGCACTCTATTCGCATCCCGCGTACCACCACCCTCTCCAAAGAATCTATTTAAATTAAAGATTTTATTTCCATACTGAAAGTTGACTAAAAAATTAAAATCAAATCTCTTATAAGTTAGTGTATTGGATAATCCACCAAAGAAAGTAGGCATAGCATTCCCTAATATTTGTCGGTCAGCTACAGTAATAGTTCCATCATTATTAACATCCTGAAATTCGGAATTTCCTGTTTGCGGATCTACTCGGAGTTGTTTGTACAACCAAAAGGAATACATAGGACTACCTTGCTGCATTCTTATCCAATCACGATTGTAAGCGGTGATGGGAGTCTCAAGCGTTATTATTCGATTTTTATTTCCTGCAAAATTCAGTATAGTATTCCACGAGAAATCTTTTGTCTGTATGTTAGTTGAATTAATACTGAATTCATAACCTTTATTACTTATTTTTCCAGAATTTGAAGTATAAGTACTAAAACCAGTCGACGCAGCTACAGG from Rhizosphaericola mali includes:
- a CDS encoding RagB/SusD family nutrient uptake outer membrane protein translates to MFFSILLGFAANSFSSCNKFLEINPKDDVSDDQTIVDAASARTAIRGVYRALSADSYYGNSFPSLGYLNGDNVQWTGSQSIVQQFISHNVHSDNGTIESVWTAIYATINRANNVIAKLPNVIDVNLSDSERNQIKGEAFFVRALSYFDLARTWGGVQLKLNPTVSLSGNSGIKRSTLEETYVQVLNDLDSAEVLLPLVTNRVRATKKTAWALKSRYYLYQQDWPDAETYATKLITDNNYSLLAPYNAWWANDVTATAESIFELAYSANYTNSQRNQWQPPANGGTRQIAPSDAFLLLVNDPSVGGNRSSLVAQTTQGLWYGNLYYRSPATDPAYVIRIAELYLIRAEARAQQGNLAGALSDLNIVRNRAGLTDYTTSTKADALLAIENENRIEFALEAHRWFDLVRTNRAQTVLGITDNNRLLMPIPINELTVDPNLTPNAGY
- a CDS encoding conjugal transfer protein TraI, producing the protein MKTKFGIVLLSLVLTIGMSVAPTTKSHALFGSLFSDAIKAAIKAIDISIQKLQNQTIVLQNAQKVVENTMGKLKLDEIAAFAQKEQTLFSGYYQELQQVKSVISGYKKVGKILQMQTQMVSDYKTAYNLFKNDAHFTPKEILYMYTVYTGILDKSVQDLSALTTIISAYSTQMSDGRRLALIEKLATNMENNRITLLQFNRQNQLVCMSRARSETEVKAIKSYYGL
- a CDS encoding DoxX family protein codes for the protein MQIANVQKTANTILSKWDRILFRWAFIFFILQFLPIDTHFFSFFSTEKWPLFSFPSLFYITRYVPHFFSGTGAWSLPGWFDLIFWGFVAVLGVVVWKLFKVDEAKVQKLEYVLRGLLRYRLALGIVGYGFLQFFSVQAPFPSLSNLNTPYGYFSDWKIFSLSLGIVPGYESFLGAVQILLGIWLAAYRKTAGIVSLFIAIFLGNVFFSNLAYNGGEGGYSLFLLLIALYLFYHDFIRLLNVTTMGTAAIPDTYVPVVVSRKWKAILLIGKIAFFLVFILLLGIDASSFNAERSYQFPASAGLRGIKGFYNVSSFKLNDSIIPYSETDTSRWGNVVFEDWNTVSVKVNKKLNPIELSEETIFKNDYDRVYENSGTIGRNYYYYTFDSTRGVLLLKNKNSHYINDIWQFQFRKLPGNGLILKGFNTLTKDSADIQLDKIDKKYLLEIGRKKNINI
- the istB gene encoding IS21-like element helper ATPase IstB, producing the protein MNTNKECLDKMSSMHLSGMASAFKSYIEQDGSSGPGYTQDELIHFLIQSEWEDRRYRAQQRSIRNAGFRYSAQPEQLDYQGDRGLDRNLVQRLLEGSFIDQASDVFITGSTGTGKSFLASAIGYQACILGYKVYYATTSKLMAQLKVAKAEGSHLKELARIEKAQLFILDDFGVQPLDGAARNLLLDIIEDRHGKRSTMITSQLPVAKWHDIIGEKTVADAILDRIVHQAIRIELYGESLRKKKRIQP
- the istA gene encoding IS21 family transposase, with translation MANRTIEMYKIRQLIRLSLEGRGSKYISAAVGISRNTVKKYLTLLRGSGYDATQLSAMSDEQLLSLLGVAQRPQWSPSQRSKALEPLLADYVRQLRKNRGVTKWMLYEQYRQLHPNGYKSSRFMDYLNLYMGKIRPSLRVVHKAGDKMYIDFTGKKLYLTDPDTGAITAVEVFVAILGCSQLTYVKAVASQKKEDFIDACESALHYFGGVPQAVVPDNLKSAVSKPGRYESKVNESFAAFAAHYGTHVFPTRVYRPKDKALVEGAVKLVYTSIFTQIDKSVYHSLNDLNEAIALHLERHNNHPMTAGLPSRREQFETLEKDTLQPLNAYRYDPLDSRITTVGKNGYVALDYHYYSVPYKYIGKKIKLLYSSTRVELFIGSELICQHARSYQKEKYVQDPAHLASWQSGAASMWDPTAFLQQAEEISEEVNFYLEKVLARPEYPDKNLRACQGILNIGRKVGASRLVNACKRAHEYGIYNYGIIEKILKSKADFMDEDTPQNLPDSSMPDHDNIRGGKYYQ